From a single Aspergillus puulaauensis MK2 DNA, chromosome 2, nearly complete sequence genomic region:
- a CDS encoding cytochrome P450 (COG:Q;~EggNog:ENOG410PKHF;~InterPro:IPR001128,IPR017972,IPR002401,IPR036396;~PFAM:PF00067;~SECRETED:SignalP(1-22);~SMCOG1034:cytochrome P450;~antiSMASH:Cluster_2.17;~go_function: GO:0005506 - iron ion binding [Evidence IEA];~go_function: GO:0016705 - oxidoreductase activity, acting on paired donors, with incorporation or reduction of molecular oxygen [Evidence IEA];~go_function: GO:0020037 - heme binding [Evidence IEA];~go_process: GO:0055114 - oxidation-reduction process [Evidence IEA]) produces MTLLVLAAAGLLAFLLAWAVGARKHQKLPPGCKPIPGPPGLPLVGNLHQIPGDYPWRKFKEWSDIYGPIMQVKLGRETLIVLSNNETAKELLERRGQNYSSRPQTYMACEVLSGNLRPLLMPYGDRWRRVRKFIHQMTMPAKALSYQPRQDRESRKLLYDLLREPRDFARHYYRYASGFVMGLTYDMQVVTGKEEYIKNIVHVNDTLEHTAKPGAYLVDSLAILKFLPSFMAPFKRLGKAAHKFEYELFTKLLQDVEKKLSGGSVIGDCFAKEFLNKGEKNDLTNDEGAYACGTMFEAGSGTTSGALEILTMALLLFPEVRAEAQKELDAVCGNRLPRFDDERNLPYIKAVTKEALRWRPIVTQGISHMSVNADRYNDYFIPANTAILGNHWAIHMDPEMYPEPDRFNPRRFLDPSFPTAQSTNRVEYGSSRGHWAFGFGRRACPGQHIGEFSLFILTARLLWAFDFKKYVAADGHVQEPDPLAFTTGFNSKPKAFLATITPRSEAHAEAVRGAYFSQWGSSDSCR; encoded by the exons ATGACTTTGCTGGTTCTTGCTGCCGCCGGGCTTTTGGCTTTCCTGCTCGCTTGGGCAGTAGGCGCtcgaaaacaccaaaaacTGCCGCCTGGCTGCAAGCCTATTCCGGGGCCGCCTGGCTTACCTCTCGTGGGAAATCTACACCAGATCCCAGGGGACTACCCTTGGCGGAAATTCAAGGAATGGTCGGACATCTATGGGCCAATCATGCAGGTGAAGTTAGGCAGGGAAACCCTGATTGTGCTGTCGAACAACGAGACGGCCAAGGAACTCCTGGAACGACGGGGTCAGAA TTATTCTTCACGCCCGCAGACCTACATGGCTTGCGAGGTTCTGTCGGGCAATCTTCGGCCCCTACTGATGCCTTACGGAG ACCGATGGAGGAGGGTTCGGAAATTCATCCACCAAATGACAATGCCTGCCAAGGCGTTGAGCTATCAACCGCGTCAAGACCGTGAATCGCGTAAACTGTTGTATGACCTGCTGCGAGAGCCTCGAGACTTTGCGCGTCATTATTATCGCTACGCAAGCGGGTTTGTTATGGGTCTCACATACGACATGCAGGTCGTGACAGGCAAGGAAGAATATATCAAGAACATTGTTCACGTCAACGACACCCTTGAACA TACTGCAAAGCCTGGCGCATATCTTGTGGATTCTCTGGCTATATTGAAATTCTTACCGTCATTTATGGCGCCATTTAAGCGCCTGGGAAAGGCTGCCCACAAGTTCGAGTATGAGCTTTTCACCAAGCTCTTGCAAGAcgtcgagaagaagctgagCGGCGGCTCAGTGATCGGTGACTGCTTCGCGAAAGAGTTTCTCAACAAAGGAGAGAAAAATGACCTGACTAACGATGAAGGTGCATATGCCTGCGGAACGATGTTTGAAGCCGGCAGCGGCACAACTTCCGGCGCTCTGGAAATCCTCACAATGGCCCTGCTCCTATTCCCCGAGGTTCGGGCTGAGGCACAGAAGGAGTTGGACGCTGTTTGTGGAAACCGTCTGCCACGGTTTGACGACGAACGGAATCTTCCGTACATCAAGGCAGTGACGAAAGAAGCCCTCAGATGGCGTCCAATCGTAACCCAAGGCATATCGCACATGTCTGTAAACGCTGACCGGTATAACGACTACTTTATCCCGGCTAACACCGCCATACTTGGAAACCATTG GGCAATTCACATGGATCCTGAAATGTATCCAGAGCCGGACAGATTCAACCCCAGACGCTTCCTTGATCCGTCATTCCCAACTGCCCAATCAACAAATCGAGTGGAGTACGGCTCAAGCCGTGGACATTGGGCTTTTGGCTTTGGGCGTCGAGCTTGTCCAGGTCAGCATATAGGTGAATTCAGCCTATTTATCCTAACAGCTCGATTGCTGTGGGCGTTTGATTTCAAGAAATACGTGGCCGCGGACGGACATGTACAGGAGCCTGATCCTTTAGCATTTACCACTG GTTTCAATTCCAAACCAAAGGCCTTCCTGGCTACGATCACGCCGAGAAGCGAAGCTCACGCCGAAGCAGTCAGGGGGGCGTACTTCAGCCAGTGGGGAAGTTCAGACAGCTGCCGGTGA